In Tubulanus polymorphus chromosome 2, tnTubPoly1.2, whole genome shotgun sequence, a single window of DNA contains:
- the LOC141898427 gene encoding uncharacterized protein LOC141898427: MSMDKAEMVDNANDRNETSSLTPERRNTELEMSYGSLVTSSLPTTFQAESYAPRRDEEHNFGGSNFLDSINASFKHKLDGQSVNLVKKYETKYGRRRTAAILGLSSPVLLPLAILAIMTLPCWMTNKMRVLSIWLWVLAIATIPPSILFFCVYTREYSVSLHTGDMVPVEVVNKFNDISCKGVNLNSPDMVKLYVYHRLPNILDNYTEPFNDVGKREISSPPFSYLKKFYLLQGTSFELVLNATKYKQTGKSYNVSHVDIHVIKGQENYDKWQRNPAGNNTFVNVNTFLLEGKSAYIFKAKTKASDNYYVVVQSLGNSNVSRVDFGTGFYMNRTIYNLPKGRLLKYPEYILGDIALDFPYTDPRVVVILDGRYMGKNDEETTVTFTCIPRLTAYLSVFVLFPCLMAFLASLWICWACKDEPIQIMRGDSYEKV; the protein is encoded by the coding sequence ATGTCGATGGATAAAGCAGAAATGGTGGACAACGCCAATGACAGAAATGAGACGTCGTCTTTAACACCAGAGAGGAGAAATACTGAACTGGAAATGAGTTACGGCTCATTAGTAACATCCAGTTTACCAACAACATTTCAAGCCGAATCCTACGCTCCACGGAGGGATGAAGAACACAATTTCGGTGGAAGTAACTTCTTGGACTCTATAAACGCATCCTTCAAGCATAAACTGGATGGCCAAAGCGTAAACCtggtgaaaaaatatgaaacgaaATACGGTCGAAGACGAACAGCGGCCATATTGGGTTTATCATCTCCGGTCCTACTTCCATTAGCTATATTAGCTATAATGACTTTGCCCTGCTGGATGACAAATAAAATGCGAGTGTTATCGATTTGGCTCTGGGTCTTAGCGATTGCCACGATACCCCCGTCAATTCTATTTTTCTGCGTGTACACTAGGGAATATAGTGTTTCTCTTCACACGGGGGATATGGTACCCGTGGAAGTAGTAAACAAGTTCAACGATATATCCTGTAAGGGGGTGAATCTGAATTCACCAGATATGGTCAAGCTTTACGTTTATCACAGGTTACCAAATATACTCGATAATTACACGGAGCCATTTAACGACGTCGGGAAGCGGGAGATCAGTTCGCCACctttttcatatttgaaaaagttttatttATTACAAGGTACGTCGTTCGAGTTGGTTCTCAATGCTACGAAATATAAACAAACTGGCAAATCGTATAATGTTTCGCACGTCGACATACATGTCATTAAAGGTCAGGAAAATTACGATAAATGGCAACGAAACCCAGCGGGCAACAACACTTTTGTGAACGTGAATACATTCCTTTTGGAAGGAAAGTCTGcttatattttcaaagcaAAAACCAAAGCCAGTGATAACTATTACGTTGTTGTTCAGAGTTTGGGAAATTCAAACGTGAGTCGTGTAGATTTTGGAActggattttacatgaatCGCACAATATACAATTTGCCAAAAGGCCGATTGCTGAAATATCCAGAATATATTCTTGGTGATATAGCTCTAGATTTTCCGTATACTGATCCGCGCGTTGTGGTTATCCTTGATGGTCGGTATATGGGCAAAAATGACGAAGAAACAACTGTAACATTCACGTGTATACCACGACTAACTGCGTATCTATCAGTATTTGTGCTGTTTCCTTGTTTGATGGCATTCCTCGCATCTCTTTGGATTTGTTGGGCCTGTAAAGACGAACCGATCCAAATAATGCGTGGAGATTCGTATGAGAAAgtgtga
- the LOC141898429 gene encoding nucleoredoxin-like: MSVLEALKGNVIDGSGKAVDIAAFVGEGTVFGLYFSAHWCPPCRKFTPALAAFHQMFKKDKPDKQFEIIFVSSDRNENDFKSYYSTMPWLALRYECRQTKDTLSRKFKVTGIPALILFNGADGSVINTSARSIVFDDPQGKLYPWKPPTYSGLIKGNLIKSDKTSVESTSIKGKVKLLYFSAHWCPPCKAFTPNLVTFYNKLKKTNDNFEVIFITSDRDDDSFKEYLSTMPWLAIPFGDGRIGQLESLFEISGIPSLIVLDENDKVITESGRSMVDYDPEAKLFPWRPQPIEPLDSSAAANTVNNETCVVYFTDGTDDGIGQAKAAMKDIAREQLAKGDEQELYFLYATGKGIAQDFKEFIGHKQDHPSLVIVSVPDRRMYVCDKENLSKDIVESFIRDYLAGNLTALYFGQ, translated from the exons ATGTCGGTCTTAGAAGCACTGAAAGGGAATGTAATAGACGGATCAGGAAAAGCTGTTGATATTGCCGCATTTGTGGGAGAAGGGACGGTATTTGGACTGTATTTCTCAGCACATTGGTGCCCGCCTTGTAGGAAATTCACCCCAGCATTGGCTGCGTTCCACCAGATGTTTAAAAAAGACAAGCCGGATAAACAGTTCGAAATAATATTTGTCAGCTCAGataggaatgagaatgattttaAAAGCTATTATTCAACCATGCCCTGGCTTGCGTTGCGATATGAATGCCGCCAAACAAAG GACACACTGAGTCGCAAGTTCAAGGTGACCGGTATTCCTGCTTTGATATTATTTAACGGTGCAGATGGATCAGTGATAAATACAAGTGCACGGTCCATAGTTTTTGATGATCCTCAAGGAAAACTTTATCCATGGAAGCCCCCAACTTATAGTGGATTAATTAAAGGGAATCTCATAAAAAGCGATAAAACATCCGTCGAAAGTACTTCTATTAAAGGCAAAGTCAAGCTACTTTATTTTTCAGCGCATTGG TGTCCACCGTGTAAGGCATTTACCCCCAATCTGGTTACTTTCTACAACAAATTGAAGAAAACAAACGATAATTTCGAGGTCATATTCATAACTAGTGATCGCGACGACGATTCATTTAAAGAATATCTTTCGACCATGCCCTGGCTCGCTATTCCGTTCGGTGACGGGAGAATCGGTCAATTGGAATCATTGTTTGAAATCAGTG GTATTCCATCTCTGATCGTCcttgatgaaaatgataaagtTATAACAGAATCTGGTAGATCAATGGTCGACTATGATCCCGAGGCCAAG TTATTCCCTTGGCGCCCGCAACCGATTGAACCACTGGATAGCTCAGCGGCTGCAAATACTGTAAACAATGAAACTTGCGTTGTATATTTCACTG aTGGGACTGATGATGGTATCGGTCAAGCCAAGGCCGCAATGAAGGACATTGCCCGTGAGCAACTTGCGAAGGGTGATGAACAAGAGCTGTATTTCCTATATGCAACC ggCAAGGGCATAGCCCAAGATTTTAAGGAATTCATAGGGCATAAACAGGATCACCCATCACTCGTCATTGTAAGCGTTCCTGATAGGAGAATGTACGTTTGCGATAAAGAAAATCTTTCGAAAGATATTGTTGAATCGTTTATACGCGACTATCTGGCAGGGAATCTGACAGCTCTATATTTTGGTCAATAG
- the LOC141898417 gene encoding collagen alpha-4(VI) chain-like yields MGYLILNLAVVLLSLTSVTYCSRPYIDLVIIIEASDDVSPDEFKSHKLITMKIVDEAPINVANSFQIAVITYSSIARVAAYLNDHQKAADLKAVISGLNYDGQQSYTALATQLANDEVLKSKGRRPFASKVVILIGNGETRFSKDTVDSLAALRASETRVYRLEYGKERNFVSFFISSEKRLQLPLVITEQSATAVAKSVVDLIKKDNTCAYGFRLVGPGCIDSNECRDSNPCFNGGDCVNMPRFAKCVCPNGFLENNGECRLASRLDVAIVLDTSNYIYKTEWQKYHEMVEYALRQFFIHPDYVMVSLITYADKVNHGLWLNTCYNSKCVQRVSDALSWTGGQPNTHLALNYATKQLESEYGGRINTKKVVLYFGSGRSTKPYETGIALYELSERKIRVYAVAPGSDGSRGHLSTSLPETSRYLMSNIISVQDISTTTEILIRKIAKDVKECDYGLHWVEDKSKCVDIDECLNAKPCLNYGHCSNRRGRHHCHCEKADQRCVGMAHIDVAIILDRSASMPNTKGEWKVAYKVTKAVVERFFIHPKFIRVAVVAYDDEVYVASYLNTCSNTDCIISAMDSQQWSKTTKQPKLWKVLDFVHKRVLQGPGGRNDRNDVIIYIGQGKHSNNEKAITALQHILFDEIRVYSITYNPPNEFISQVVNNASQLVMPPTPSNDKEIDNTIRTIVWQVVEDAFCKKGYFLPFKHNNACTDIDECSEIKNPCLYGGTCVNTDGGHLCPCPFNSINCVEVAQVDVAIYMDLSNGTSQTEFSKLVILLKQIVLRLAAHPRYVRISVSGVNDNVTQIVTFDKYTNSHEIAQAIDNAGWQWTNNSARFCKAFEDADILLLGPTTRFGVPKAVVALTSGETTDRLVTHGHYMRLFLDKIRVYAVSLGGVHDFINTILPPGQGIKLGTSGLKTKHFDAYALQLSRRVVDDSHCQFGYHSVAGKCVDVDECGAKNPCVNGGECKNLGGTFACPCKSKDITCHEMAVADVVVLLDGSNAVNEKDFPQMLRLFQQVVKRFFIHPHYIHIAVAIYSDQVTSPVGFADCDDTQCVLDATKTWSWRNGKPVVHEAINYARNKLFRTDPRPSVATKSLVLIGTGVATERVPTLDAITDLAKDEIRLYALVYQVEDDVVEKVIPDQHLIYIPHIFNSNTSIEVIAAEVTAYLTADIQCHFGYFNFKGRCNDVDECLNTEQCYDGTKCVNKAGSYNCQ; encoded by the exons ATGGGATAcctaattttgaatttagccGTTGTCTTGCTATCGCTTACATCAGTAACTTATTGCTCTCGCC CTTACATAGATCTTGTAATCATTATTGAAGCATCCGACGATGTCTCTCCCGATGAATTCAAGTCGCATAAACtaataacaatgaaaataGTGGACGAGGCACCGATTAACGTTGCGAATAGTTTTCAGATTGCCGTCATCACATATTCCAGTATCGCTAGGGTTGCTGCTTATCTGAACGACCACCAGAAAGCGGCCGATCTGAAAGCAGTAATTTCTGGATTAAACTATGACGGCCAACAGTCATATACAGCCTTGGCAACTCAGTTGGCAAATGATGAAGTGTTGAAGAGCAAAGGACGGCGTCCATTCGCATCAAAAGTAGTGATTCTCATCGGAAATGGCGAAACGAGATTTTCAAAAGACACAGTTGATTCTCTAGCAGCCCTTCGAGCATCTGAAACCCGCGTCTACCGACTAGAATATGGAAAAGAGCGGAATTTTGTTAGCTTCTTTATATCGTCAGAGAAGCGTTTACAATTACCTTTAGTTATAACCGAGCAGTCGGCGACAGCGGTGGCAAAATCTGTTGTGGATCTTATCAAAAAAG ATAATACTTGCGCTTATGGGTTTCGTTTGGTTGGTCCAGGATGTATAG ATTCAAATGAGTGTCGAGACAGCAATCCATGCTTCAACGGAGGTGATTGTGTCAACATGCCCAGATTCGCTAAATGTGTTTGTCCAAAtggatttttagaaaataatggcGAGTGCAGAC TGGCTTCACGCTTGGACGTTGCGATAGTTTTGGATACCTCAAATTACATCTATAAGACAGAATGGCAGAAGTATCACGAAATGGTTGAATACGCATTGCGGCAGTTTTTTATCCACCCCGACTATGTCATGGTTTCACTCATAACATATGCCGACAAGGTCAATCATGGACTGTGGCTGAATACGTGTTACAATTCTAAATGCGTCCAAAGAGTGTCCGATGCTTTATCTTGGACTGGTGGACAGCCGAACACTCATCTAGCGTTGAATTATGCAACCAAACAACTAGAATCAGAGTATGGTGGTCGAATCAATACGAAAAAGGTAGTTCTTTACTTCGGAAGCGGAAGAAGCACTAAGCCATATGAAACAGGGATAGCTCTGTACGAGTTAAGTGAAAGGAAAATACGCGTGTACGCAGTCGCACCGGGTTCTGATGGGTCACGTGGACATTTGTCCACATCGCTACCAGAAACGTCTCGCTATTTAATGAGCAACATAATAAGTGTTCAAGACATCAGCACTACTACTGAAATTCTCATTCGAAAAATAGCCAAAG ATGTAAAAGAATGTGACTATGGACTCCACTGGGTTGAAGATAAGTCAAAGTGTGTTG ATATTGATGAATGTTTGAATGCTAAACCTTGTCTAAACTACGGTCATTGCTCGAATAGACGAGGGCGACACCACTGTCACTGTGAAAAAGCCGATCAAAGATGCGTGG GTATGGCGCATATTGACGTAGCGATCATTCTCGACAGGTCGGCATCAATGCCAAATACGAAAGGCGAGTGGAAAGTGGCTTACAAAGTTACAAAAGccgttgttgaacgatttttTATCCACCCGAAATTTATACGCGTCGCCGTCGTCGCCTACGACGATGAAGTCTACGTTGCCAGCTATTTGAATACCTGTTCAAACACTGACTGTATTATATCGGCCATGGATTCACAGCAGTGGTCCAAGACAACAAAACAACCAAAGTTATGGAAGGTCCTGGATTTCGTTCATAAAAGGGTCCTGCAAGGACCCGGTGGACGGAATGACCGTAACGATGTTATAATCTACATAGGTCAGGGGAAACATAGCAATAATGAAAAAGCGATCACAGCTCTGCAACATATCTTGTTCGATGAGATAAGAGTTTATTCAATTACATACAACCCTCCGAACGAATTCATTTCTCAAGTAGTCAACAATGCCAGCCAACTGGTCATGCCACCAACCCCTTCGAATGACAAGGAAATTGATAATACTATCAGGACAATTGTCTGGCAGGTGGTGGAAG ACGCATTCTGTAAAAAAGGATACTTCCTTCCCTTTAAACACAACAATGCTTGCACAG ATATAGATGAATGTTCGGAAATAAAGAATCCATGTTTGTACGGAGGAACTTGCGTGAATACTGATGGCGGTCACTTGTGTCCGTGtccattcaattcaattaattgcGTGG AAGTAGCCCAAGTTGACGTGGCGATATATATGGATTTGTCAAATGGAACAAGTCAGACAGAATTTTCGAAACTCGTCATTCTTCTGAAGCAAATAGTTCTTCGATTAGCTGCACATCCTCGTTACGTGCGCATATCAGTATCCGGTGTCAATGATAATGTTACTCAAATAGTTACCTTCGATAAATACACGAACTCGCACGAAATCGCACAAGCTATCGATAATGCTGGTTGGCAATGGACAAACAACAGCGCACGTTTTTGCAAAGCTTTCGAGGATGCCGATATCCTTCTTCTTGGACCGACAACGCGTTTCGGTGTACCCAAAGCAGTTGTCGCGCTGACAAGCGGTGAAACTACTGACAGACTGGTGACTCATGGGCATTATATGAGACTGTTTTTGGATAAAATACGCGTGTATGCGGTATCCTTGGGCGGTGTACACGATTTCATAAACACTATACTACCACCTGGACAGGGTATCAAACTTGGTACATCGGGACTTAAAACAAAGCACTTCGATGCTTATGCTCTCCAACTTTCAAGACGAGTAGTCGATG ATTCCCATTGccaatttggatatcacagtGTGGCGGGCAAATGTGTTG ATGTGGATGAGTGTGGTGCAAAAAATCCTTGTGTGAACGGTGGCGAATGTAAAAATCTTGGAGGCACTTTTGCTTGCCCTTGTAAGAGTAAAGATATCACTTGTCATG aaatggCTGTTGCCGATGTGGTGGTACTTCTAGATGGTTCAAACGCTGTTAACGAAAAAGACTTTCCACAAATGTTGAGGTTATTCCAACAAGTTGTAAAACGATTCTTTATACATCCACATTACATCCACATAGCAGTAGCTATATATTCTGACCAGGTGACAAGTCCAGTTGGATTTGCCGATTGCGATGATACACAGTGCGTTCTCGATGCAACTAAAACTTGGTCCTGGCGAAATGGAAAGCCTGTTGTACATGAGGCTATTAACTATGCTAGGAATAAACTGTTTAGGACAGATCCTCGTCCTTCAGTAGCGACCAAGTCATTGGTACTTATTGGAACGGGTGTAGCAACGGAAAGGGTTCCAACCCTAGACGCAATAACAGATTTGGCAAAGGATGAAATACGACTTTATGCGCTTGTATATCAGGTTGAAGATGACGTTGTCGAAAAGGTCATACCTGACCAACACTTGATCTATATACCTCATATATTTAACAGTAACACATCAATTGAGGTTATAGCAGCAGAGGTTACAGCTTATTTGACAGCAG ATATCCAGTGCCATTTCGGATACTTTAATTTCAAGGGACGATGTAATG ATGTGGATGAATGCCTCAACACAGAGCAATGTTACGATGGTACCAAATGTGTGAACAAAGCCGGTTCATATAATTgccaataa
- the LOC141899084 gene encoding F-box only protein 39-like: MEIVCRTPTYLTCKRVQQCLTTFFGTLYGKVKLKRFQAKELQVEKFWRYDLTRSKLIVSLNRFLRGQKSLRYFDMRSSTFIISDGIKILESIGYHSGHSLTHLNITDFFHSRLTIFRISKFNDTMKHFKNLQHISMNYNCLSESVLETLANNCSCLSTMEIKVHRNDPHDHRLTGAAWKNLTKCCPEFMVQFDFASTCKYHMLTGILVPEIPLTELQIRSGFESEDEWHIPQSIHHISDSFSDSLENLKLDIDNSDQLFDMALLDLVSKCRKLKNLVVDATFCIPTIEEICQLQEDGKINLKKFYATCCSATEIDWAELLYVETRYKPMLNNQGVDFRFSTDMIVDPISYSIE; the protein is encoded by the exons ATGGAAATAGTGTGCCGGACACCAACATACCTAACCTGCAAGCGTGTGCAGCAATGTCTGACAACATTCTTCGGTACTCTTTATGGGAAggtgaaattgaaaagattccAAGCAAAAGAACTACAAGTGGAAAAGTTCTGGCGATACGATCTCACTAGATCAAAGCTCATTGTCTCCTTGAATCGATTTTTGCGGGGACAGAAAAGTTTGAGGTATTTTGATATGAGATCATCGACATTCATTATCTCAGATGGAATTAAGATTCTAGAATCTATTGGCTACCACAGTGGACATTCTTTAACACATCTGAACATCACCGACTTTTTCCATTCGCGCTTGacaatttttagaatttctaaattcaaCGACACGAtgaaacacttcaaaaatctacaacatatttctatgaattacAATTGTTTGAGCGAATCCGTGTTGGAAACTCTCGCAAATAATTGTTCATGTCTATCGACAATGGAGATAAAAGTTCATAGGAATGATCCTCACGACCATCGTTTGACTGGTGCAGCTTGGAAAAATCTGACGAAATGTTGCCCCGAGTTTATGGTCCAATTCGATTTTGCTAGCACGTGCAAATACCACATGTTAACAGGGATACTGGTGCCTGAGATTCCATTAACAGAATTACAAATACGGTCAGGATTTGAATCGGAAGATGAATGGCATATTCCACAATCAATACATCATATATCAGATTCATTTTCGGACTCATTAG aaaaccTGAAATTAGACATTGACAACTCAGACCAACTTTTTGACATGGCACTATTAGACCTTGTAAGTAAATGCAGGAAACTGAAAAATCTGGTGGTTGATGCCACTTTCTGTATTCCGACCATCGAGGAAATATGTCAGCTGCAAGAAGACGGAAAAATAA ATCTAAAGAAGTTCTATGCAACTTGCTGCAGCGCAACTGAAATCGATTGGGCTGAACTTCTTTACGTCGAAACACGTTACAAACCTATGTTGAACAATCAGGGCGTCGACTTTCGATTTTCGACCGATATGATCGTCGATCCGATTTCCTACAGTATTGAATAA
- the LOC141899085 gene encoding zinc metalloproteinase nas-15-like: protein MANLRAKHLISLMVVSLWVQVNGHPISDRLANPEELGEYFEGDIVFNSRNAILKESRLWNNGIVPYVLDSSISASQAKIFATAVAEYQKSTCIRWIIRTNQASYVRIFKGNGCYSYVGRLRESSSQKLSLSSGCWRLGTVIHEMMHAIGFYHEQSRYDRDDNVDVLFENIRDGKSRNFKKYSNTTIQHLDTRYDYGSIMHYSKYAFSKNGKPTMQPKDKSASIGQRRGFSQNDILKINRLYKCQ from the exons ATGGCGAATCTTAGAGCAAAACATCTGATATCTTTGATGGTAGTAAGTTTATGGGTTCAG GTCAATGGACATCCAATAAGTG ATCGATTAGCAAATCCAGAGGAACTTGGAG aatattttgagGGTGATATAGTGTTTAAT aGCCGCAACGCCATCCTGAAAGAGTCAAGATTATGGAACAATGGCATCGTTCCATATGTTTTAGATAGTTCGATCT CTGCATCTCAAGCCAAAATATTTGCAACAGCGGTAGCGGAATATCAAAAATCTACTTGTATACGATGGATAATAAGGACAAATCAGGCTTCCTACGTGCGAATTTTCAAAGGAAATgg gtGTTATTCTTACGTTGGCCGTCTAAGAGAGAGTAGTTCGCAGAAGTTGTCATTGTCCTCCGGTTGCTGGCGTTTGGGAACAGTTATACACGAAATGATGCACGCTATCGGTTTTTACCACGAACAAAGTCGCTACGACCGAGATGATAATGTCGACGTTTTATTCGAAAACATTCGAGATG GAAAATCAAGGAActtcaaaaaatattcaaacacgaCGATTCAGCATCTGGACACCCGGTATGACTATGGAAGTATCATGCATTACAGCAAATATGCGTTCTCTAAGAACGGAAAACCGACCATGCAGCCAAAAGACAAAAGTGCTTCTATCGGACAGAGAAGAGGATTCTCTCAGAACGATATCCTTAAAATAAATAGACTCTATAAATGTCAGTAA
- the LOC141899087 gene encoding cytoglobin-like, producing the protein MNMALSDDEFKAIEKTWSLVATDLQTHGIAFFTRFFNQHPENKEFFPYVRDVDNEELHNSEAMNRQALNVMKAVNGLMGILSDVNAVLDELAVVAELHKGLGIPAELFKTFKIPFLETLESGLGEEFTEDAMNGYTKICDLVIETVISKY; encoded by the exons ATGAACATG GCGCTCAGTGATGATGAATTCAAAGCCATAGAAAAGACATGGTCTTTGGTTGCAACTGATTTACAAACTCATGGAATTGCCTTTTTCACTAG GTTTTTCAACCAGCACccagaaaataaagaattctTTCCTTATGTTCGCGATGTGGACAATGAAGAGTTACATAACTCAGAGGCAATGAACCGCCAGGCTCTCAACGTAATGAAAGCTGTGAACGGTCTGATGGGGATACTTTCCGATGTAAATGCTGTTCTCGATGAGCTAGCGGTTGTTGCTGAACTTCATAAAGGATTAGGAATTCCCGCTGAACTTTTTAAG acgTTTAAGATACCATTCTTAGAAACTTTGGAATCCGGACTAGGTGAAGAATTTACGGAAGATGCAATGAATGGCTATACAAAAATATGTGATCTTGTAATCGAAACTGTGATAAGCAAATACTGA